A genomic stretch from Bordetella sp. N includes:
- a CDS encoding tripartite tricarboxylate transporter substrate binding protein, producing the protein MTKLSNTIARLLQSHHRALACAATAVTLTATAALTPTTAQAADAYPAYPVHIVVPYQAGGSTDIVIRKFAELAAPKLGQPIIIENRGGAGATLGARAIKTARPDGYMLAVLPSPVFRMPHIQDMGYDPVHDFTYIMMLSGYTLGVAVPTDSPYKTWAAFISYAKTHPNDVTYGTASVGSASNVMMEDIATRNGVTWRHIPYKGESDVLTAVMGGQVTAYAGSTTVQPLVQAGKMRMLVTWGAQRSAQYPETPTLHELDGTPPANAPFGIAGPKDMPPAVVAKLQTVLKQVAETDAFKQILTQYGQELVYMDGKDYAAYAAKQYQLEAEIVRKLGLAANK; encoded by the coding sequence ATGACCAAACTGTCCAACACCATTGCCCGCCTGCTCCAGTCCCACCACCGCGCACTCGCCTGCGCCGCGACCGCCGTCACGCTGACGGCTACTGCCGCCTTGACCCCTACGACCGCCCAGGCGGCGGATGCCTACCCAGCCTATCCCGTGCACATCGTCGTACCCTACCAGGCTGGCGGCTCCACCGATATCGTCATCCGTAAGTTCGCCGAACTGGCAGCGCCCAAGCTGGGCCAGCCCATCATCATCGAAAACCGCGGCGGCGCAGGCGCCACGCTCGGGGCGCGTGCCATCAAGACGGCGCGGCCCGACGGCTACATGCTGGCCGTCCTGCCCAGCCCGGTATTCCGCATGCCGCACATCCAGGACATGGGCTATGACCCCGTGCACGACTTTACCTACATCATGATGCTGAGCGGCTACACCCTGGGTGTCGCGGTGCCTACCGATTCGCCGTACAAGACCTGGGCGGCTTTCATCAGCTACGCCAAGACGCATCCGAACGACGTCACCTATGGCACGGCCAGCGTGGGCAGCGCCTCCAACGTCATGATGGAAGACATCGCCACCCGCAATGGCGTGACGTGGCGCCACATCCCCTACAAGGGTGAATCCGACGTGCTGACCGCCGTCATGGGCGGCCAGGTGACGGCGTATGCGGGTTCCACCACGGTGCAGCCGCTGGTGCAGGCCGGCAAGATGCGCATGCTGGTGACGTGGGGTGCGCAACGCAGCGCGCAGTATCCGGAAACCCCCACGCTGCACGAACTGGACGGCACGCCGCCGGCCAACGCACCCTTCGGCATCGCCGGCCCCAAGGACATGCCGCCTGCCGTCGTCGCCAAACTGCAAACCGTACTCAAGCAGGTTGCCGAAACAGATGCCTTCAAACAGATCCTGACGCAGTACGGGCAGGAATTGGTCTATATGGACGGAAAGGACTACGCTGCCTACGCGGCCAAGCAGTACCAGCTGGAAGCTGAGATCGTCCGCAAGTTGGGACTTGCGGCGAACAAGTAG
- a CDS encoding membrane dipeptidase, translating to MDSHSADLHRRATIIDGLVFFSDGSTRDMLAGGVSAINVTISDMGADFEQALKDAMLWRQRCAAPDSPWLLVECADDIARAKQTGKLGLIMGWQNGKPLGDQIDRLTLFHTLGIRVIQLTYNEANLLGDGCLEKRNAGLSDLGLKMVEEMNRIGIAIDLSHCAPQTCLDSARHSNKPVFLTHANANAVIKRPRNKSDEVIRAVAATGGVIGCSIHAYLSWRGDPRQQPLLADFVANVKYIGELVGYEHVGIGTDFPSVDTYEAVRHVMVMSRTKYAKSGGDFSDAFGDVMEARYPVETPTPAHFAAFTEALHQAGLSDSQILGVLGGNFHRALSQAWTADGVTAGTTA from the coding sequence ATGGACAGCCACAGCGCCGATCTCCATCGCCGCGCCACCATCATCGATGGCCTGGTTTTCTTCAGCGACGGCAGCACGCGCGACATGCTCGCGGGCGGCGTCAGCGCGATCAACGTCACCATCAGCGACATGGGAGCGGATTTCGAGCAGGCATTGAAGGACGCCATGCTGTGGCGCCAGCGCTGTGCCGCGCCGGACAGTCCGTGGCTGCTGGTGGAGTGCGCCGACGACATCGCTCGCGCCAAGCAGACCGGCAAGCTGGGCCTGATCATGGGCTGGCAAAACGGCAAACCCCTGGGCGACCAGATCGACCGTCTCACCCTGTTCCACACGCTGGGCATCCGCGTGATTCAGCTGACCTATAACGAAGCCAATCTGCTTGGCGACGGCTGCCTGGAAAAGCGCAACGCCGGCTTGAGCGACCTGGGCCTTAAGATGGTGGAGGAAATGAACCGCATCGGCATCGCCATCGACCTCAGCCACTGCGCGCCGCAAACCTGCCTGGACAGCGCGCGCCACAGCAACAAGCCGGTTTTCCTGACGCATGCCAACGCCAATGCGGTGATCAAGCGTCCGCGCAATAAATCCGACGAGGTGATCAGGGCCGTGGCCGCTACCGGCGGCGTCATCGGCTGCAGCATCCACGCCTACCTGAGCTGGCGCGGCGACCCCCGCCAACAGCCGTTGCTGGCCGACTTCGTCGCCAATGTGAAGTACATCGGCGAACTGGTCGGCTATGAACACGTAGGCATCGGCACCGATTTCCCGTCAGTCGACACCTACGAGGCCGTACGCCACGTCATGGTGATGTCGCGCACCAAATACGCCAAGTCGGGTGGAGACTTCTCCGATGCTTTCGGCGACGTCATGGAAGCGCGCTATCCCGTTGAAACGCCCACGCCCGCGCACTTCGCTGCCTTCACGGAAGCGCTGCACCAGGCCGGCCTGTCAGACAGCCAGATCCTGGGCGTGCTGGGCGGCAACTTCCATCGCGCGCTGTCACAAGCCTGGACCGCGGACGGAGTCACTGCCGGAACCACGGCTTGA
- a CDS encoding FAD-binding oxidoreductase has protein sequence MMQALHTRPQNPPAVSPGLPATVDVAIIGGGIIGISTAYALVKAGLRVAVFEKGTLACEQSSRNWGWIRTLGRDLPEVPLALRANQLWGEIQARTDVGFRRSGMLYLQESQDDAANHQTWIDGASTYGIDARLLDSRAARQLLPESRRGWTGAMYSATDGVAEPQLATAAIAALTRDLGGLIYEGCAVRGIERSVGRVSALVTEHGTVATQAVLVAAGAWSRLFCGNLGADFPQLKVRGSVLRTCPFNAGLDAAVNGKDFTCRKRADGGYTVSQFGASMADIVPDSFRLMRHFIRAWMTNRNFVRLRFGKRFFEEYATPRHFTADRVSPFELHRVLDPQPSRRGIAQAWERLRHAFPVFQGAQIVHSWAGYIDVTPDAMPVMDQVPGLPGLYLASGFSGHGFGIAPAAGEAMAELIRGLAPSVDLYPFRFDRYGL, from the coding sequence ATGATGCAAGCGCTGCATACCCGCCCCCAGAATCCGCCAGCCGTCTCACCCGGTCTGCCCGCCACGGTGGACGTCGCGATCATCGGCGGCGGCATCATCGGTATCAGCACCGCCTATGCGTTGGTCAAAGCCGGGCTGCGCGTGGCCGTGTTCGAGAAAGGCACCCTTGCCTGCGAGCAGTCGTCGCGCAACTGGGGCTGGATCCGTACCCTGGGCCGCGACCTCCCTGAAGTCCCGCTGGCGCTGCGCGCCAACCAGTTGTGGGGCGAAATCCAGGCCAGGACCGATGTCGGTTTCCGGCGTAGCGGCATGCTCTATCTACAGGAGTCCCAGGATGACGCGGCCAACCACCAGACCTGGATAGACGGAGCCAGTACCTATGGCATCGACGCCCGCCTGCTGGACAGCCGCGCCGCCCGGCAACTGCTGCCGGAATCGCGCCGCGGCTGGACGGGCGCCATGTACAGCGCCACCGACGGTGTCGCCGAACCGCAACTGGCCACGGCAGCCATCGCCGCTCTCACTCGCGACCTTGGCGGCCTGATTTACGAAGGCTGCGCCGTGCGCGGCATCGAACGCAGCGTGGGGCGGGTAAGCGCGCTGGTGACGGAACACGGCACGGTTGCGACCCAGGCGGTGCTGGTCGCGGCTGGCGCCTGGTCGCGCCTGTTCTGCGGCAACCTGGGTGCCGATTTCCCCCAGCTCAAGGTGCGCGGCTCAGTCCTGCGCACCTGTCCTTTCAACGCCGGTCTGGACGCCGCGGTCAACGGCAAGGATTTCACCTGCCGCAAGCGGGCCGATGGCGGCTACACGGTGTCGCAATTCGGCGCGTCCATGGCGGACATCGTGCCTGACAGTTTCCGCCTGATGCGCCATTTCATACGCGCCTGGATGACCAACCGCAATTTCGTGCGGCTGCGCTTCGGCAAGCGTTTCTTCGAGGAATACGCCACCCCGCGCCACTTCACGGCGGACCGGGTGTCGCCTTTCGAACTGCATCGGGTGCTCGACCCGCAGCCCTCGCGCCGCGGCATCGCCCAGGCGTGGGAGCGCCTGCGGCACGCATTCCCGGTATTCCAGGGCGCGCAGATCGTCCACTCCTGGGCCGGCTACATCGACGTGACACCGGACGCCATGCCGGTGATGGACCAGGTGCCGGGCCTGCCGGGGCTGTATCTGGCTTCCGGCTTCTCCGGCCACGGCTTCGGCATCGCCCCCGCCGCTGGCGAAGCGATGGCGGAATTGATCCGCGGGCTGGCCCCCAGCGTAGACCTATACCCATTTCGCTTCGACCGCTACGGCCTCTGA